In one window of Desulfovibrio sp. DNA:
- a CDS encoding iron ABC transporter permease, producing MTATSHSSSPSGLSSVRLWPAFAALAALWLVSLPLACLPGPVPLAAGQVFHALAAQLGLAEPPQDASLMLVVGQIRLARVCLATLCGGALAVAGVALQGVLRNPLADPFTLGISAGAACGASIAIALGGVAGRALSGLLAAMHISLPGPAALVAPAALAGALLALAGALWLGRGDGGFRRESVILAGIAVAAFLGALVALIKALNEESVTSIVFWIMGSFQGRGWDSLPLLLATFVPGLIAVALGWRALDVLTMGDEQAAQLGLNVGRARLWLLAGASCMTAGCVAVAGVIGFVGLVVPHVLRLVLGCGHGPLLAGAFFGGGVLLVWADVLARSVLDGGQELPVGVVTALLGGPFFALLVRRRP from the coding sequence ATGACCGCGACATCACATTCCTCTTCTCCCTCCGGGTTGTCATCCGTGCGCCTGTGGCCCGCGTTCGCGGCCTTGGCCGCGCTGTGGCTTGTTTCCCTGCCGTTGGCCTGCCTGCCCGGGCCGGTTCCGCTGGCGGCGGGTCAGGTTTTTCACGCTCTGGCGGCGCAGCTGGGGCTGGCTGAGCCGCCGCAGGATGCGTCGCTCATGCTGGTGGTGGGGCAGATACGTCTTGCCCGCGTGTGCCTTGCTACCCTGTGCGGCGGCGCTTTGGCCGTGGCGGGCGTGGCCCTGCAGGGGGTTTTGCGCAACCCTCTTGCCGACCCCTTTACCCTGGGGATTTCGGCGGGCGCGGCCTGCGGGGCAAGTATCGCCATCGCCCTTGGCGGCGTTGCGGGCAGGGCGCTGAGCGGCCTTTTGGCGGCAATGCACATTTCCCTGCCAGGACCTGCGGCCCTGGTGGCTCCGGCGGCTCTGGCGGGCGCGCTGCTGGCCCTGGCCGGAGCCTTGTGGCTTGGCAGGGGCGACGGCGGCTTCAGGCGTGAGAGCGTCATACTTGCTGGCATTGCCGTGGCGGCCTTTCTGGGGGCGCTGGTGGCATTGATCAAGGCGCTTAATGAAGAATCCGTAACCAGCATTGTTTTCTGGATTATGGGATCATTTCAGGGGCGCGGCTGGGACAGTCTGCCCCTGCTGCTGGCAACGTTCGTGCCTGGCCTGATCGCTGTGGCCTTGGGCTGGCGCGCGCTGGACGTTCTGACCATGGGCGACGAACAGGCCGCCCAGCTTGGGCTGAATGTGGGTCGCGCGCGGCTTTGGCTGCTGGCCGGGGCAAGCTGCATGACGGCGGGTTGCGTGGCGGTGGCCGGGGTCATCGGCTTTGTGGGGCTGGTGGTGCCACATGTGCTGCGCCTTGTGCTGGGCTGCGGTCACGGCCCCCTGCTGGCCGGAGCGTTTTTTGGCGGCGGCGTGCTGCTGGTCTGGGCCGACGTGCTGGCCCGCAGTGTGCTGGACGGCGGACAGGAACTGCCCGTGGGCGTGGTCACCGCGCTTCTTGGCGGGCCATTTTTTGCCCTGCTGGTGCGGAGGCGTCCATGA
- a CDS encoding 5-formyltetrahydrofolate cyclo-ligase translates to MSENPSVQAARPLPLDAVAARKQALRERMTRLRREQSQHLARERAVAAQERLLQSDCWRQASSVALYVGIKDELGTGLLLEAAWREGRTLWLPRVRRGQPGFMDFVACVSREQLRPGPFGLVEPEADLPGFGPEDVAAGAGRVHSTEGGAAFAPSLMVLPGLAFDLEGGRLGYGGGYYDRFLQAGLECPRVGFCFDFQLVPPLPLAPWDQRVHHLCTEERLLCL, encoded by the coding sequence ATGAGTGAAAATCCCTCTGTGCAAGCCGCGCGGCCGCTGCCGCTGGATGCGGTGGCTGCCCGCAAACAGGCTCTGCGCGAACGCATGACCAGGCTTCGCCGTGAGCAGTCCCAACACCTTGCCCGTGAGCGGGCCGTGGCGGCGCAAGAAAGACTGCTTCAGTCTGATTGCTGGCGTCAGGCGTCATCAGTGGCGCTTTACGTGGGCATCAAGGACGAACTCGGCACCGGCCTGCTGCTGGAAGCGGCATGGCGCGAAGGGCGCACCCTCTGGCTGCCGCGCGTCCGGCGCGGACAACCCGGCTTTATGGATTTCGTGGCTTGCGTCAGCCGTGAGCAACTGCGGCCCGGCCCTTTTGGCCTTGTTGAGCCGGAAGCGGATCTGCCGGGTTTTGGCCCTGAGGACGTGGCCGCTGGCGCGGGCAGGGTTCACTCCACGGAGGGCGGCGCGGCGTTTGCCCCCTCGCTGATGGTGCTGCCCGGCCTGGCTTTTGATCTTGAAGGCGGCCGCCTTGGATACGGCGGTGGGTATTATGACCGGTTTTTACAGGCCGGGCTTGAGTGCCCACGCGTGGGCTTCTGTTTCGATTTTCAGCTTGTCCCTCCCTTGCCCCTGGCCCCCTGGGATCAGCGGGTTCACCATCTATGCACCGAAGAGCGTCTGTTGTGCCTATAA
- a CDS encoding polyphenol oxidase family protein: MPISYIPFVFPGLDSVRCAFQTRPGGVCRGEYGGGNISFSVGDDAALVAANRESLLAGLQSRGLRHWAELQQVHGDVMAFEPTPVPCDAVAVEEGDGMATAEPGLGLLIKTADCQPILLAHKSGRYVAAMHAGWRGNRCDFPLSGVVRFCERYDIRPQDVFAVRGPSLGPGKAEFINFDKEWGPQFVPWFDEESRTMDLWGLTRHQLVQAGIPARNIFGLDICTASNNDQFFSYRCARASGRQASIIWIQKN, from the coding sequence GTGCCTATAAGCTATATCCCTTTTGTGTTTCCCGGCCTGGATTCCGTGCGATGCGCCTTTCAGACCCGCCCCGGCGGCGTGTGCCGTGGAGAGTATGGCGGCGGCAATATTTCCTTCAGCGTGGGTGATGACGCGGCCCTGGTGGCGGCCAACCGTGAGAGCCTGCTGGCGGGCCTGCAATCCCGGGGTTTGCGCCACTGGGCGGAACTGCAGCAGGTGCACGGCGATGTCATGGCCTTTGAGCCGACTCCTGTGCCCTGTGACGCGGTGGCGGTGGAAGAGGGGGACGGCATGGCCACGGCCGAACCCGGCCTGGGCCTGCTCATCAAGACCGCGGACTGCCAGCCCATTTTGCTGGCGCATAAAAGCGGCAGATACGTGGCGGCCATGCACGCAGGCTGGCGCGGCAACCGCTGCGACTTTCCCCTTTCAGGCGTTGTGCGCTTTTGCGAGCGCTACGACATCAGGCCGCAGGACGTCTTTGCCGTCCGTGGGCCGAGTCTTGGCCCCGGCAAGGCTGAATTCATCAATTTTGACAAGGAATGGGGGCCGCAGTTCGTGCCCTGGTTTGACGAAGAAAGCCGCACCATGGATCTTTGGGGATTGACCCGCCATCAGCTTGTGCAGGCGGGTATTCCGGCACGTAATATCTTTGGTCTGGATATCTGCACTGCCAGCAACAACGACCAGTTTTTCTCCTACCGTTGCGCCAGGGCTTCGGGCCGTCAGGCCAGCATCATCTGGATTCAGAAAAACTGA
- a CDS encoding metallophosphoesterase family protein: protein MPSSTDQDYLWIAVGDIHDETDRFAKIPELSQADGIIVTGDLTVTGGVKQAEQVMDVLRSYNPMILAQIGNMDRPEVDQWLSEKGWNLHTVTRELTPDTAIFGVGASTFTPFGTPSEYPESAFAAWLEACWQKARAYPHRVLVSHNPPKDTACDVIPGDVHVGSTAVREFLEEAQPDICLCGHIHEARAVDRVGRTIVVNPGALAQGGYVLLRYNSGQLSAELKVLEEEE from the coding sequence ATGCCAAGCTCTACCGACCAGGATTACCTCTGGATCGCCGTTGGCGACATACATGACGAAACCGATCGTTTTGCCAAGATTCCCGAACTGAGCCAGGCCGACGGCATCATCGTCACCGGCGACCTCACGGTGACAGGCGGCGTCAAACAGGCAGAACAGGTCATGGACGTCCTGCGTAGCTATAATCCTATGATTCTCGCGCAGATAGGCAACATGGATCGCCCTGAAGTGGATCAGTGGCTCAGTGAAAAAGGCTGGAACCTGCACACTGTAACGCGCGAGCTTACGCCGGACACGGCCATCTTCGGGGTTGGCGCTTCCACCTTCACGCCCTTTGGCACGCCCAGCGAATATCCTGAATCAGCTTTCGCCGCATGGCTTGAAGCCTGCTGGCAGAAGGCCCGCGCCTATCCGCACAGAGTGCTTGTGTCGCACAACCCGCCCAAGGATACGGCCTGCGACGTCATACCCGGCGACGTGCATGTGGGTTCCACCGCGGTACGCGAATTTCTTGAAGAAGCCCAGCCGGACATCTGCCTGTGCGGGCACATTCACGAGGCACGGGCCGTAGACCGCGTGGGCCGCACCATTGTGGTCAATCCCGGCGCTCTGGCGCAAGGGGGCTATGTTCTTTTGCGCTATAATTCCGGCCAGTTGTCCGCTGAACTCAAGGTGCTGGAAGAAGAAGAATAG